In Siniperca chuatsi isolate FFG_IHB_CAS linkage group LG20, ASM2008510v1, whole genome shotgun sequence, the following proteins share a genomic window:
- the LOC122868151 gene encoding transforming growth factor beta-1-induced transcript 1 protein-like isoform X1 has translation MDDLGVPEPPNYPLSPRIVVFDALLADLENTGSPLARCPVLLTSDPPQNADSAIEDTPQTRPPPPAYTPQQTVSAAMKSTQNSNPDKLYSTVCKPRSPRTTDPPPAFSSTSLLGGGLSELDHLLQELNATQFNITDEILAQFPSSKKDDRDKIKDKATTSSSSPAKPSATSATLELDKLMASLSDFRVQSTPAAPVSPVVTAPQQPTPPPQPSSGGSLDSMLGLLQSDLSRQGVQTSSKGNCSACQKPVVGQVVTALGKVWHPEHFVCTECETELGSRNFFEKDGRPYCESDYFTLFSPHCAQCNKPILNKMVTALDKNWHPECFCCVKCSRAFGEEGFHDREGQQYCQQCFLTMFASRCQGCSQPILENYISALNSLWHPQCFVCRECYSPFVNGSFFEHEGNPLCEAHYHQSRGSMCQACQQPILGRCVTAMGAKFHPHHLVCHFCLKPLSKGCFKEQENKPYCHPCFIKLFG, from the exons ATGGACGATCTGG GAGTGCCTGAGCCACCTAACTACCCTCTCAGTCCTCGTATTGTTGTGTTTG aTGCGCTCCTCGCTGATCTGGAGAACACCGGCTCTCCTCTAGCTCGGTGTCCTGTCCTGCTCACTTCTGATCCTCCACAAAATGCTGATTCTGCCATAGAGGACACCCCCCAAACCCGGCCACCTCCACCTGCCTACACCCCACAGCAG ACTGTTTCTGCTGCAATGAAATCTACCCAGAACTCCAACCCAGACAAATTATACAG CACGGTGTGTAAACCACGCTCTCCCCGCACAACAGATCCTCCTCCAGCCTTCTCCTCTACCTCGCTGTTGGGAGGAGGTCTGAGTGAACTGGACCATCTGTTACAGGAGCTGAACGCCACCCAGTTCAAcattacag ATGAGATCCTGGCCCAGTTCCCTTCTTCGAAGAAAGACGACAGGGACAAGATTAAGGATAAGGCCAcgacctcctcctccag CCCTGCAAAGCCTTCAGCAACATCAGCCACACTGGAACTGGACAAACTGATGGCTTCCCTGTCAGACTTCAGAGTCCAGAGCACA CCAGCTGCACCTGTCAGTCCAGTGGTGACAGCACCACAGCAGCCGACCCCCCCACCACAGCCCTCATCCGGCGGCTCATTGGACAGCATGCTGGGGTTGCTTCAGTCAGACCTGAGCCGACAAGGAGTACAAACATCCTCCAAGGGAAACTGTTCAGCTTGTCAAAAGCCAGTAGTAGGACAG GTGGTAACGGCTCTTGGAAAGGTGTGGCACCCAGAGCACTTTGTGTGCACTGAGTGCGAGACAGAGTTAGGCAGTCGCAACTTCTTTGAGAAGGATGGACGGCCGTACTGCGAGTCGGACTACTTCACCCTCTTCTCCCCTCACTGTGCACAATGCAACAAGCCCATTCTAAAT AAAATGGTCACCGCTCTGGATAAGAACTGGCACCCAgagtgtttctgctgtgttaAGTGCAGCCGGGCGTTTGGAGAGGAAG GTTTCCATGACCGTGAGGGCCAGCAGTACTGCCAGCAGTGCTTCTTGACTATGTTTGCTTCCCGCTGTCAAGGCTGCAGCCAGCCCATTCTGGAAAACTACATCTCAGCTCTCAACTCTCTCTGGCACCCGCAGTGCTTCGTATGTAGG GAGTGCTACAGCCCCTTCGTCAACGGCAGCTTCTTCGAACACGAGGGTAACCCACTGTGTGAGGCCCACTACCACCAGTCCCGCGGCAGCATGTGTCAGGCCTGCCAGCAGCCGATTCTTGGCCGCTGCGTCACCGCCATGGGGGCCAAATTCCACCCCCACCACCTCGTGTGTCACTTCTGCCTGAAGCCCCTGAGCAAAGGCTGCTTCAAGGAGCAGGAGAACAAGCCCTACTGCCACCCCTGCTTCATCAAACTCTTTGGTTGA
- the pkmyt1 gene encoding membrane-associated tyrosine- and threonine-specific cdc2-inhibitory kinase, with translation MSVAVETTVSRVPLPLPTHFSYAEQSFSLKKRRLPFSSSSTSNSSYSSPARVTHSLPPLPPSKGCPPLSRMFPQHPSPWTPLSCSLSKSPPPNSVYDPSKQQSYFSQCFTNLGLLGRGSFGEVYKVQSKEDGYQYAVKRSAHRFRGNSERNRSLREARNHELLCPHPHILNFVAAWEECGRLFIQTELCSTSLLLHAENQPPGPDEPAAWAYLCDLLSALEHLHSHGFVHLDLKPANVLITDSGRLKLGDFGLLLELKQKSTDPVEGKVKEDAQEGDPRYMAPELLCGEYGPAADVFSLGVSILELACNIEVPNGGEGWQQLRQGCLPSELTSGLSTELQAVLRMMLAPDPSERPTVPELLALPSVWKHRWKRRIYLMVAEATLTLASLCQMVVCFGCRLLSSLHLSFLPHSTKPVPCTPPKDSWDRDLTLPLSAMHADSGSPEDDAVFLLDPTDPDLSPTFSHRVKSRLSVESTSTPLPGSPTHNHRSPAHTPTHSNLVDWSCNLAETPSSIHSNGSCHTLTPTANPIHTELQTDIMNENSTHSRRSSSTKSSLRGGRNWVRTEEALPRPNFEPKNLLSLFEETTLDGQP, from the exons ATGTCAGTGGCAGTGGAAACCACAGTGTCCCGGGTGCCTCTCCCTCTTCCGACCCACTTCTCCTATGCAGAGCAGTCCTTCTCCCTCAAAAAGCGGCGTCTCCCTTTTTCCTCATCGTCTACATCCAACTCATCCTACTCTTCCCCTGCCCGGGTCACACATTCTCTGCCTCCGCTGCCACCATCCAAGGGATGTCCCCCTCTGAGCAGGATGTTCCCCCAGCATCCATCCCCCTGGACACCCCTGTCTTGTTCCCTTAGTAAGTCTCCCCCTCCGAATTCTGTATATGATCCCAGCAAACAGCAGTCCTATTTCAGTCAGTGTTTCACTAATTTGGGCCTGCTGGGTAGAGGATCCTTCGGAGAGGTCTACAAG GTGCAAAGCAAAGAGGACGGCTACCAGTATGCAGTCAAGCGCTCTGCTCATCGCTTCAGAGGCAATAGTGAGAGGAACCGGAGTTTGAGGGAAGCCAGGAACCACGAGCTCCTGTGTCCTCACCCTCACATCCTGAATTTTGTGGCAGCCTGGGAGGAGTGTGGCAGACTGTTCATTCAGACAGAGCTGTGTAGCACTAGCTTGCTGCTCCATGCTGAGAACCAGCCTCCTGGCCCAG ATGAGCCTGCAGCATGGGCCTACCTTTGCGACCTCCTCTCAGCACTGGAACACTTGCACTCTCATGGTTTTGTGCATCTGGACCTCAAGCCCGCTAATGTTCTTATTACTGACTCTGGCCGTCTCAAGCTGGGGGACTTCGGGCTGCTGCTTGAGCTCAAACAGAAGAGTACAGATCCTGTAGAAGGGAAAGTGAAAGAGGATGCCCAGGAGGGAGATCCCCGATACATGGCCCCTGAGCTGCTCTGTGGGGAGTATGGACCTGCTGCAGATGTCTTCAG TTTGGGTGTTTCTATTCTGGAGCTTGCCTGTAATATTGAGGTTCCAAATGGTGGAGAGGGCTGGCAACAGCTCCGACAAGGCTGCCTCCCCTCGGAGTTGACCAGTG GCCTGTCAACAGAGCTTCAGGCAGTGCTGCGTATGATGCTGGCCCCAGACCCATCTGAGAGACCAACAGTCCCTGAGCTCCTTGCCCTCCCCTCTGTTTGGAAACACAGGTGGAAGAGACGCATCTATCTTATGGTCGCCGAGGCAACGTTGACTCTGGCTTCCCTCTGCCAG aTGGTGGTGTGCTTTGGGTGTAGACTCTTGTCCTCCCTTCACTTGTCCTTTCTTCCTCATTCGACCAAGCCAGTGCCCTGCACTCCTCCTAAGGATAGCTGGGACAGGGATTTAACCCTGCCCCTCAGTGCCATGCATGCTGACTCGGGAAGCCCAGAGGATGATGCAGTGTTTCTGTTGGATCCCACAGACCCAGACCTTTCCCCCACCTTCTCACACAG GGTCAAATCCAGACTGTCTGTGGAAAGCACATCTACTCCTCTCCCAGGTTCACCAACACACAATCATCGAAGTCCTGCCCACACACCCACTCACTCAAATCTGGTTGATTGGTCCTGTAACTTAGCAGAGACCCCCTCCAGTATCCACTCAAATGGTTCCTGCCACACACTGACACCCACTGCGAACCCCATACACACAGAGCTTCAGACAGACATCATGAATGAAAACTCCACACACAGCCGACGTTCTTCATCCACCAAGTCCTCGCTGCGAGGTGGTCGCAACTGGGTCCGAACAGAGGAGGCTTTACCCCGACCCAACTTTGAACCAAAGAACCTGCTCAGCTTGTTTGAGGAAACGACTCTAGATGGACAGCCATGA
- the LOC122868151 gene encoding transforming growth factor beta-1-induced transcript 1 protein-like isoform X2, with protein MDDLDALLADLENTGSPLARCPVLLTSDPPQNADSAIEDTPQTRPPPPAYTPQQTVSAAMKSTQNSNPDKLYSTVCKPRSPRTTDPPPAFSSTSLLGGGLSELDHLLQELNATQFNITDEILAQFPSSKKDDRDKIKDKATTSSSSPAKPSATSATLELDKLMASLSDFRVQSTPAAPVSPVVTAPQQPTPPPQPSSGGSLDSMLGLLQSDLSRQGVQTSSKGNCSACQKPVVGQVVTALGKVWHPEHFVCTECETELGSRNFFEKDGRPYCESDYFTLFSPHCAQCNKPILNKMVTALDKNWHPECFCCVKCSRAFGEEGFHDREGQQYCQQCFLTMFASRCQGCSQPILENYISALNSLWHPQCFVCRECYSPFVNGSFFEHEGNPLCEAHYHQSRGSMCQACQQPILGRCVTAMGAKFHPHHLVCHFCLKPLSKGCFKEQENKPYCHPCFIKLFG; from the exons ATGGACGATCTGG aTGCGCTCCTCGCTGATCTGGAGAACACCGGCTCTCCTCTAGCTCGGTGTCCTGTCCTGCTCACTTCTGATCCTCCACAAAATGCTGATTCTGCCATAGAGGACACCCCCCAAACCCGGCCACCTCCACCTGCCTACACCCCACAGCAG ACTGTTTCTGCTGCAATGAAATCTACCCAGAACTCCAACCCAGACAAATTATACAG CACGGTGTGTAAACCACGCTCTCCCCGCACAACAGATCCTCCTCCAGCCTTCTCCTCTACCTCGCTGTTGGGAGGAGGTCTGAGTGAACTGGACCATCTGTTACAGGAGCTGAACGCCACCCAGTTCAAcattacag ATGAGATCCTGGCCCAGTTCCCTTCTTCGAAGAAAGACGACAGGGACAAGATTAAGGATAAGGCCAcgacctcctcctccag CCCTGCAAAGCCTTCAGCAACATCAGCCACACTGGAACTGGACAAACTGATGGCTTCCCTGTCAGACTTCAGAGTCCAGAGCACA CCAGCTGCACCTGTCAGTCCAGTGGTGACAGCACCACAGCAGCCGACCCCCCCACCACAGCCCTCATCCGGCGGCTCATTGGACAGCATGCTGGGGTTGCTTCAGTCAGACCTGAGCCGACAAGGAGTACAAACATCCTCCAAGGGAAACTGTTCAGCTTGTCAAAAGCCAGTAGTAGGACAG GTGGTAACGGCTCTTGGAAAGGTGTGGCACCCAGAGCACTTTGTGTGCACTGAGTGCGAGACAGAGTTAGGCAGTCGCAACTTCTTTGAGAAGGATGGACGGCCGTACTGCGAGTCGGACTACTTCACCCTCTTCTCCCCTCACTGTGCACAATGCAACAAGCCCATTCTAAAT AAAATGGTCACCGCTCTGGATAAGAACTGGCACCCAgagtgtttctgctgtgttaAGTGCAGCCGGGCGTTTGGAGAGGAAG GTTTCCATGACCGTGAGGGCCAGCAGTACTGCCAGCAGTGCTTCTTGACTATGTTTGCTTCCCGCTGTCAAGGCTGCAGCCAGCCCATTCTGGAAAACTACATCTCAGCTCTCAACTCTCTCTGGCACCCGCAGTGCTTCGTATGTAGG GAGTGCTACAGCCCCTTCGTCAACGGCAGCTTCTTCGAACACGAGGGTAACCCACTGTGTGAGGCCCACTACCACCAGTCCCGCGGCAGCATGTGTCAGGCCTGCCAGCAGCCGATTCTTGGCCGCTGCGTCACCGCCATGGGGGCCAAATTCCACCCCCACCACCTCGTGTGTCACTTCTGCCTGAAGCCCCTGAGCAAAGGCTGCTTCAAGGAGCAGGAGAACAAGCCCTACTGCCACCCCTGCTTCATCAAACTCTTTGGTTGA
- the LOC122868150 gene encoding elongin-B-like, producing MDVFLMIRRHKTTIFTDAKESTTVYELKRIVEGILKRTPEDQRLYKDDQLLEDSKTLGDCGFTNQTARPQAPATVGLAFRINDEMFEQMHAEAFSSPPELPDVMKPQDSGSTANEQAVQ from the exons ATG GACGTGTTCTTAATGATCCGGCGTCACAAGACCACAATCTTCACAGATGCCAAGGAGTCCACCACAGTCTATGAGCTGAAGCGCATTGTTGAAGGAATTCTTAAGAGAACACCTGAAGACCAGAGGCTCTACAAA GATGACCAGTTGCTAGAGGACAGCAAAACTCTTGGTGACTGTGGATTCACCAACCAGACTGCCAGACCTCAAGCCCCAGCTACAGTTGGTCTGGCCTTCCGCATAAATG aTGAGATGTTCGAACAGATGCACGCCGAGGCCTTCTCCAGCCCCCCAGAACTCCCTGATGTGATGAAGCCTCAAGACTCTGGTAGCACTGCCAACGAACAGGCTGTGCAGTGA